The proteins below come from a single Lepidochelys kempii isolate rLepKem1 chromosome 20, rLepKem1.hap2, whole genome shotgun sequence genomic window:
- the PAN2 gene encoding PAN2-PAN3 deadenylation complex catalytic subunit PAN2 isoform X3, with protein MNFEGLDPALAEYAPALHPALDPVLDPHLNPALLQNVELDPEGVPLEGIPVPESVHIMEGMYSELHTVVSEVGVPVSVSHFDLHEEMLWVGNHGGHATSFFGPALERYSSFQVSSSDDIRQIQSLENGVLFLTKTNLKYMSRGGLTIFDYLMDESEDVHSLLLTNSSTLLIGGLQNHVIEIDLNTVQETQKYTVEVPSVTILRQSNRFFFCGHTTGKVSLRDLRTFAAEHEFDAYSGSLSDFDVHGNLLVTCGFSSRMNGLACDRFLKVYDLRMMRAITPLQVHVDPLFLRFVPTYTSRLAIISQTGQCQFCEPTGLANPADIFHVNTVGQLIMTFDVSASKQAMVFGDSEGCVHLWADSPEVTFNAYSRETDFALPCMVDTLPHLDWNQDLMPLSLIPVPLTSETLLSDWPAANSAPAPRRAPPVDPEILRTMKKVGFIGYAPNPRTKLRNQIPYRLKELDNEFDSFSQVPESPIGREEEPHLYMVAKKYRKVTIKYSKLGLEDFDFKHYNKTLFAGLEPHIPNAYCNCMIQVLYFLEPVRCLVQNHLCQKEFCLGCELGFLFHMLDLSRGDPCQGSNFLRAFRTIPEASALGLILADSDEATGKVNLGRLIQSWNRFILTQLHQETQEQEAPQAYRGVGSSSFGSSGDSVIGQLCSCEVENSSMCRCGKETVRVSSTLLFTLSYPESNDKTKDYEFAQILKRSICLEQNTQAWCENCEKYQPTVQTRNIRCLPDVLVINCEVNSSKEADFWKTQAEYAFKKTVMRKGGLEIPKSKEISLGEWKDLGNAEAGHSYTSIEELKNIWIPHSIRMKLTKNKELDVCNWNESNELSSSDDQDSTYTYDLMATVVHILDSRTGGSLVGHIKVGETYHQRKEGVTHQQWYLFNDFLIEPVDKCEAVQFDMSWKVPAILYYARRNLHAKYNLTIKNPIEASVLLAEASLARKQRKCHATFIPLMLNEMPQVGDLVGLDAEFVTLNEEEAELRSDGTKSTIKPSQMSVARITCVRGQGPNEGIPFIDDYISTQEQVVDYLTQYSGIKPGDLDAKISSKHLTTLKSTYLKLRFLIDVGVKFVGHGLQKDFRVINLMVPKDQVIDTVYLFHMPRKRMISLRFLAWYFLDLKIQGETHDSIEDARTALQLYRKYLELSKNATEPDDFRKVLKGLYEKGRKMDWKVPEQDSQSSPKNAAVFPAVLTL; from the exons GGTCACGCCACCTCGTTCTTCGGCCCGGCCCTGGAGCGCTATTCCTCCTTCCAGGTGAGCAGCAGCGATGACATCCGTCAGATCCAGAGCCTGGAGAACGGCGTCCTCTTCCTGACCAAGACGAACCTCAAGTATATGTCCCGGGGGGGCCTGACCATCTTCGACTACCT CATGGACGAGAGCGAGGATGTGCACAGCCTgctgctgacaaacagcagcaccctgctGATCGGGGGGCTGCAGAACCACGTGATCGAGATCGACCTCAACACTGTCCAGGAGACCCAGAAG TACACTGTGGAGGTGCCCAGCGTCACCATCCTGAGGCAGTCCAACCGCTTCTTCTTCTGCGGACACACAACGGGGAAG GTGTCCCTGCGGGACCTGCGCACCTTCGCGGCGGAACATGAGTTCGACGCCTACTCGGGCAGCCTGTCGGATTTCGACGTCCACGGCAACCTGCTGGTGACATGCGGCTTCTCCAGTCGCATGAACGGCCTGGCCTGCGACCGCTTCCTGAAGGTGTACGACCTGCGCATGATGCGGGCCATCACCCCGCTGCAGGTCCACGTGGACCCCCTCTTCCTCAGGTTCGTCCCCACCTACACCTCCCGGCTGGCCATCATCTCCCAGACAG GTCAGTGCCAGTTCTGTGAGCCCACAGGCCTTGCCAACCCCGCTGACATCTTCCACGTCAACACGGTGGGGCAGCTGATCATGACCTTTGACGTGTCGGCCAGCAAGCAGGCCATGGTGTTTGGCGACTCGGAGGGCTGCGTCCACCTCTGGGCCGATTCGCCCGAGGTCACCTTCAACGCCTACTCCCGGGAGACTGACTTTGCCCTGCCCTGCATGGTAGACACCCTGCCTCACCTGGACTGGAACCAGGACCTCATGCCCCTTTCCCTGATCCCCGTGCCACTGACCAGCGAAACACTGCTGTCAGACTGGCCTGCTGCCAACTCTGCCCCTGCGCCCAG GCGGGCCCCACCTGTAGACCCCGAGATCCTGCGCACCATGAAGAAAGTGGGCTTCATCGGCTATGCGCCAAACCCAAGGACCAAGCTCCGGAACCAG ATCCCGTATCGGCTGAAAGAGCTGGACAACGAGTTTGACAGTTTCAGCCAGGTCCCTGAATCCCCAATTGGCCGGGAAGAGGAACCTCACCTGTACATGGTGGCAAAGAAATACAGGAAG GTCACAATCAAATACTCCAAGCTGGGCCTGGAGGACTTCGACTTCAAGCATTACAACAAGACCCTGTTTGCTGGCCTGGAGCCCCACATCCCCAACGCCTACTGCAACTGCATGATCCAG GTCCTGTATTTCCTGGAGCCCGTCCGCTGCCTGGTCCAGAACCACCTGTGCCAGAAGGAGTTCTGCCTGGGCTGTGAACTGGGCTTTCTCTTCCACATGCTGGACTTGTCCCGGGGGGACCCGTGCCAG GGAAGCAACTTCCTGCGTGCCTTCCGCACCATCCCAGAGGCGTCcgccttgggcctgatcctggccGACTCCGATGAGGCCACGGGCAAAGTGAACCTGGGCCGGTTGATCCAGAGCTGGAACCGCTTCATCCTGACGCAGCTTCACCAGGAGACCCAGGAGCAGGAGGCACCGCAGGCCTATCGGGGTGTCGGCAGCAG CAGCTTTGGGTCGTCGGGGGACTCGGTGATcgggcagctctgcagctgcgaGGTGGAGAACTCCAGCATGTGCCGCTGTGGGAAAGAGACGGTGCGAGTCTCCTCCACGCTGCTCTTCACGCTCTCCTACCCCGAGAGCAACG ATAAAACCAAAGATTATGAGTTTGCCCAGATCTTAAAGAGGAGCATCTGTCTGGAGCAGAACACCCAGGCCTGGTGCGAGAACTGTGAGAAGTACCAGCCCACG GTCCAAACACGGAACATCCGCTGCTTGCCCGATGTCTTAGTCATTAACTGCGAAGTGAACAGCTCCAAGGAGGCCGATTTCTGGAAGACACAGGCGGAG tatgcctttaaaaaaacagtGATGAGGAAAGGAGGCCTCGAAATCCCCAAGAGCAAAGAGATCTCTCTTGGAGAATG GAAGGACCTGGGGAACGCCGAGGCGGGGCACTCGTACACCTCCATCGAAGAGCTGAAGAACATCTGGATTCCCCATTCCATCCGGATGAAACTGACCAAGAACAAGGAGCTGGATGTCTGCAACTGGAACGAAAGCAATGAG CTCAGCTCATCCGATGACCAGGACTCAACCTACACGTACGACCTGATGGCCACCGTTGTCCACATTCTGGACTCCCGCACTGGGGGCAGCCTGGTGGGGCACATCAAAGTAGGGGAGACGTATCACCAAAGGAAAGAG GGGGTCACACACCAGCAGTGGTATCTCTTCAATGACTTCCTCATCGAGCCGGTGGACAAG TGTGAGGCGGTGCAGTTTGACATGAGCTGGAAGGTGCCTGCCATCCTGTACTACGCGCGAAGGAACCTCCATGCCAAGTACAACCTGACCA TCAAGAACCCGATCGAGGCTAGCGTGCTGCTGGCCGAGGCGTCCCTGGCTCGCAAGCAACGCAAGTGCCATGCCACCTTCATCCCGCTCATGCTGAACGAGATGCCCCAGGTGGGCGACCTGGTGGGGCTGGACGCCGAGTTCGTCACGCTTAACGAG gaagaggcagagctgcGCAGTGACGGCACCAAATCCACCATCAAGCCCAGCCAGATGTCCGTGGCTAGGATCACGTGCGTGCGAGGCCAGGGCCCCAATGAGGGCATTCCCTTCATCGATGACTACATCTCCACCCAGGAGCAg GTGGTGGATTACCTGACCCAGTACTCAGGAATCAAGCCGGGCGACCTGGATGCCAAGATCTCCTCCAAGCACCTCACCACACTTAAGTCCACCTACCTGAAGCTGCGGTTCCTCATCGATGTCGGGGTGAAATTCGTGGGCCACGGGCTGCAGAAGGACTTCCGGGTCATCAACCTCATG gTGCCCAAGGACCAGGTGATTGACACCGTGTATCTGTTCCACATGCCGAGGAAGAGGATGATTTCTCTGCGCTTCCTTGCCTGGTACTTCCTGG ACCTGAAGATCCAGGGCGAGACTCACGACAGCATCGAGGACGCTCGGACGGCCCTGCAGCTCTACAGGAAGTACCTGGAGCTGAGCAAGAACGCCACGGAGCCGGACGACTTCCGCAAGGTGCTCAAGGGCCTCTACGAGAAGGGCCGCAAGATGGACTGGAAGGTGCCAGAGCAAGACAGCCAGAGCAGCCCCAAAA ATGCTGCGGTGTTCCCGGCCGTGCTAACACTCTGA